In Cellvibrio polysaccharolyticus, a genomic segment contains:
- a CDS encoding dihydrodipicolinate synthase family protein — MSKDINAAFAGISGVHVTPYDQRGEIDEKLLRTIVDRIAAAGIHNIVTGGNTGEFYAQDLDEVTRVYELAVEANAGRSCVTAGIGRSAREAIKLAAAAKKAGVDALMIHQPVDPFCSARLVVDYVRQIADSTDLPIIAYARSPLLLPEHFARMAEIPNVIGVKYAVPDPIRLAESIRATKGQAFQWICGLAESWALPFYACGARGFTSGLVNVNPELSLRFYRALEEGDQNKARALVDAIADFEIMRTYEANGANVTVVKEALVQMGFPVGPVRAPGVVALNAAQREKLALLLNEWRQLSLE, encoded by the coding sequence ATGAGCAAAGATATCAACGCTGCATTTGCCGGTATTTCCGGTGTGCATGTTACCCCTTACGATCAACGCGGCGAGATTGATGAAAAACTGCTGCGCACCATTGTTGATCGCATTGCTGCTGCCGGTATTCATAACATTGTTACCGGCGGCAATACCGGCGAATTTTATGCGCAGGATCTGGACGAAGTTACCCGCGTGTATGAGCTGGCAGTAGAAGCCAACGCCGGTCGTTCCTGTGTCACTGCCGGTATTGGCCGAAGTGCGCGCGAGGCGATAAAACTCGCCGCCGCCGCCAAAAAAGCCGGGGTAGATGCGTTGATGATTCACCAGCCGGTTGACCCATTCTGTTCGGCGCGTCTGGTGGTTGATTACGTTCGTCAAATTGCCGACTCCACCGATTTGCCGATCATTGCCTACGCTCGCAGCCCTTTGTTATTGCCGGAACATTTTGCGCGCATGGCAGAAATACCCAATGTGATCGGTGTGAAATATGCCGTGCCTGATCCCATTCGTCTTGCCGAATCCATTCGCGCTACCAAAGGGCAGGCATTTCAATGGATTTGCGGTTTGGCAGAAAGCTGGGCGCTGCCTTTCTACGCGTGTGGTGCACGCGGTTTTACCTCCGGACTGGTCAACGTAAACCCGGAATTATCGCTGCGTTTTTACCGCGCATTGGAAGAGGGCGATCAAAACAAGGCGCGCGCGCTGGTTGATGCCATTGCCGATTTCGAAATTATGCGCACCTATGAAGCCAACGGCGCTAACGTGACCGTGGTGAAAGAAGCACTGGTGCAAATGGGCTTCCCGGTTGGGCCGGTACGTGCGCCTGGCGTGGTTGCACTCAATGCCGCGCAGCGGGAAAAGTTGGCGCTGTTGCTGAATGAGTGGCGCCAGCTGTCTTTGGAATAA
- the araD gene encoding L-arabinonate dehydratase: MAKKKSPEELRSHRWYGVKDLRSFGHRSRTAQMGFTQDDYAGKPVIAIINTWSDINPCHTHFKDRVEEVKRGIWQAGGFPVELPASTLSEPFQKPTAMLFRNMLAMETEELLRAYPADGAVLMGGCDKTTPAMLMGAITMNLPVIFMPGGPMLRGNWNGATLGSGSDTWKYWAELRAGNITEDDWKGVENGIARSPGHCMTMGTASTMTSVAETLGFCLTGASSIPAPDSRHAQMASLTGRRIVDMVWEDLKPSDIITPASFDNAIRVALALSGSTNSIVHIVALARRAGIDLTIDRFDELARTTPVLANLRPAGKYLMEDFYYAGGLPALINQLTDLLDVNQKTITGKTLGENIAGARVFNDDVIRARDNALSESDGIAVLRGNIAPDGAVIKPPAAEPHLLKHTGRALVFENYTDMAARIDDPDLDVDENSVIVLKQAGPQGAPGMPEWGQLPIPQKLLAKGVRDMLRISDARMSGTSYGACVLHVAPESYIGGPFALVQTGDLIELDVPARKLNVLISDAELETRRSQWVAPPPKFERGYGMLYQQHVSQANKGCDFDFLETIPVKQLDSGEPEIH; encoded by the coding sequence ATGGCTAAAAAGAAAAGTCCCGAAGAGCTTCGCAGTCACCGTTGGTACGGGGTGAAAGACCTCCGTTCGTTTGGTCACCGTTCACGCACCGCGCAAATGGGTTTCACCCAGGACGATTACGCGGGCAAGCCGGTTATCGCCATTATCAACACCTGGAGCGATATCAACCCCTGTCATACCCATTTCAAAGACCGCGTTGAAGAAGTGAAACGCGGCATCTGGCAAGCCGGTGGTTTTCCGGTTGAATTGCCGGCGTCTACCTTGTCCGAACCTTTCCAGAAGCCGACCGCGATGTTGTTCCGCAATATGCTGGCGATGGAAACCGAAGAATTGCTGCGCGCTTACCCGGCAGACGGTGCGGTGTTGATGGGCGGTTGCGACAAAACCACGCCTGCGATGTTGATGGGCGCTATTACCATGAATTTGCCGGTTATTTTTATGCCGGGCGGCCCGATGTTGCGCGGCAACTGGAACGGCGCAACGCTCGGCAGTGGTTCGGATACCTGGAAATACTGGGCCGAATTGCGCGCCGGTAATATCACTGAGGACGATTGGAAAGGTGTAGAAAACGGTATTGCCCGCTCGCCCGGTCACTGCATGACCATGGGTACGGCATCTACCATGACCAGCGTTGCCGAAACGCTTGGCTTTTGTTTGACCGGTGCTTCTTCCATCCCTGCGCCGGATTCGCGCCATGCTCAAATGGCATCGCTGACGGGTCGCCGCATTGTGGATATGGTGTGGGAAGACTTGAAGCCTTCCGACATTATTACCCCGGCATCTTTTGACAATGCCATCCGCGTTGCGCTGGCGTTGTCCGGCTCTACCAATTCCATTGTGCACATTGTTGCGCTGGCGCGCCGCGCCGGTATTGATCTCACCATTGACCGTTTTGACGAATTGGCGCGTACTACACCGGTGCTGGCGAACTTGCGCCCGGCCGGTAAATACCTGATGGAAGATTTTTATTACGCCGGTGGTTTGCCTGCGTTGATCAACCAGCTGACAGATTTGCTCGATGTAAACCAAAAAACCATTACCGGAAAAACCCTTGGCGAAAATATTGCCGGTGCGCGGGTATTTAACGATGACGTGATTCGCGCTCGCGATAATGCCTTGTCGGAAAGCGATGGCATCGCGGTATTGCGCGGCAACATTGCTCCGGATGGTGCCGTGATAAAACCGCCGGCGGCCGAACCACACTTGCTCAAACACACGGGTCGTGCGCTGGTGTTTGAAAATTACACCGATATGGCCGCGCGCATTGATGATCCGGATCTGGATGTCGATGAAAATTCGGTCATCGTACTCAAACAGGCTGGCCCACAAGGTGCGCCGGGTATGCCGGAGTGGGGGCAATTACCTATTCCGCAAAAATTATTGGCCAAAGGTGTGCGCGACATGCTGCGTATTTCCGATGCGCGTATGAGCGGCACCAGCTACGGCGCCTGCGTATTACACGTCGCGCCGGAATCCTATATCGGCGGGCCTTTCGCGCTGGTACAAACCGGTGACTTGATTGAGCTGGACGTACCGGCAAGAAAACTGAATGTGCTGATCAGCGATGCCGAACTGGAAACCCGCCGTTCGCAGTGGGTGGCACCGCCGCCAAAATTCGAGCGCGGTTATGGCATGTTGTACCAGCAGCATGTCAGCCAGGCGAACAAAGGTTGCGATTTTGATTTTCTGGAAACTATCCCTGTGAAACAACTGGATAGTGGCGAACCGGAAATTCACTGA
- a CDS encoding LacI family DNA-binding transcriptional regulator, with protein MTKKITKNPRARKSTSGRAPTLIDVAKVAGVSPITVSRVLNQPDLVSEDAQQRVRRAIDEIGYVPNMLAGGLASRSSRMVALIVPTIANSIFAETVQAITDTLAQAGYQTLLGISAYEDEQEKQLLEAVLGRRPDGIILTGTYHAPDIRKRLEVTDVPVVETWDLSPDPIDTLVGFSHTRVGEAAAEYLLAKGHRRFAAVSANDQRAVKRLDGFLQTLANAGVDEPIVAKVPTPARFQLGREGIAGILDQASGPIDAVYCSSDTLAHGVMVEAQQRNIRIPQDMAVIGFGDLDFSEYTLPPITTIRVNGAEIGRRAAMALLARMNSGDSNAVPGGVIDTGFAVIERESA; from the coding sequence ATGACTAAAAAAATTACCAAAAATCCTCGCGCCAGAAAAAGCACCTCCGGCCGTGCGCCAACATTAATTGACGTCGCCAAAGTTGCCGGTGTTTCACCTATCACGGTATCCCGTGTACTCAATCAACCGGATCTGGTATCGGAAGATGCACAGCAGCGTGTACGGCGCGCCATTGATGAAATTGGTTACGTGCCCAATATGCTCGCGGGTGGTCTGGCCAGCCGTAGCAGCCGTATGGTGGCATTGATTGTTCCCACCATCGCCAACTCCATCTTTGCTGAAACGGTGCAAGCCATTACCGATACCCTGGCGCAAGCCGGTTATCAGACCCTGCTGGGTATTTCCGCCTACGAAGACGAGCAGGAAAAACAACTGCTGGAAGCGGTTCTTGGCCGCCGTCCGGATGGCATTATTCTCACCGGTACTTACCATGCCCCGGATATTCGCAAGCGCCTTGAAGTTACCGATGTGCCCGTGGTGGAAACCTGGGATCTCAGCCCTGACCCTATTGATACTCTGGTCGGCTTTTCCCACACGCGGGTAGGGGAGGCGGCAGCGGAGTATTTGCTGGCTAAAGGTCATCGCCGTTTTGCGGCCGTGTCGGCTAATGACCAGCGTGCAGTGAAGCGTCTGGATGGTTTTTTACAAACCCTGGCCAATGCCGGAGTGGATGAACCCATTGTTGCCAAGGTGCCAACACCCGCCCGGTTCCAGTTGGGTCGTGAAGGTATTGCCGGTATTCTCGACCAGGCCAGTGGCCCGATAGATGCCGTGTATTGCAGTTCGGATACTCTCGCACACGGGGTTATGGTGGAAGCGCAACAACGCAATATCCGTATTCCGCAAGACATGGCGGTGATCGGATTCGGTGATCTGGACTTCTCGGAATACACGTTACCGCCTATCACCACCATTCGCGTCAATGGCGCTGAAATTGGCCGTCGCGCTGCCATGGCATTGCTGGCGCGGATGAATTCCGGTGATAGCAACGCGGTGCCAGGCGGTGTTATTGATACCGGCTTTGCTGTTATTGAGCGGGAAAGTGCCTGA